In the genome of Leucobacter luti, one region contains:
- a CDS encoding NAD(P)-dependent oxidoreductase produces the protein MTKVTIIGGSGYAGSHIAEAAAVRGFFVTSVSRGEVAQQLGGVNYTTGSVLDPADRARLLADSDVVIVAVSPRGDMAGKVRQAIAELAVEAQAAGVRLGVIGGAGSLLQEEGGDLVMNGAGFPDEIKAEAAEMGGVLDDLRATPEALDWFYVSPAGGFGPWAAGEFTGDFRVGGDVLLTDAAGNSAISGADFGVAIADEIETPTHSRQRFTVAY, from the coding sequence ATGACGAAGGTAACCATCATTGGTGGCAGTGGATACGCTGGCTCGCACATTGCAGAGGCGGCAGCGGTGCGAGGGTTTTTCGTCACGAGTGTGAGCCGAGGTGAGGTGGCCCAGCAGCTGGGCGGAGTGAACTACACGACAGGCTCGGTGCTCGATCCGGCCGATCGTGCACGCCTGTTGGCCGATTCTGACGTGGTGATCGTTGCGGTCTCGCCGCGCGGAGACATGGCCGGCAAGGTGCGCCAGGCGATTGCAGAACTCGCCGTCGAAGCACAGGCCGCCGGGGTGCGCCTGGGCGTCATCGGTGGGGCAGGCTCGCTGCTGCAGGAGGAGGGTGGTGACCTCGTCATGAACGGTGCCGGATTCCCCGACGAGATCAAGGCAGAAGCCGCCGAAATGGGCGGTGTCCTGGATGATCTGCGTGCGACGCCTGAGGCTCTCGACTGGTTCTATGTCAGCCCGGCTGGCGGATTCGGGCCGTGGGCCGCTGGCGAGTTCACGGGCGATTTCCGTGTGGGCGGGGACGTGCTCCTCACTGATGCCGCAGGAAACTCTGCGATCTCAGGTGCCGACTTTGGCGTGGCGATCGCCGACGAGATCGAAACGCCGACGCACTCGCGCCAGCGCTTTACCGTCGCGTACTAA
- a CDS encoding glutamate synthase subunit beta — translation MADTHGFLKVRERELAAKRPVAIRLKDWREVVDPANPAVVARQASRCMDCGVAFCHQGCPLGNLIPEWNDLVYRERGREAIDRLHETNNFPEFTGRACPAPCESACVLNINQPAVTIKQIENSIIDQAFERGWVEPQPPSRLSGKTVAVVGSGPAGLAAAQQLTRAGHTVAVYERDETPGGLLSFGIPDFKLEKALVERRIEQLKAEGTRFRCGIEIGRDMSWVELRRRFDAVVVATGATVPRELALPGRELAGVMPAMDYLTASNRVQSGALDATPFDAAGKHVIVIGGGDTGADCVGTAHRQGAASVTNLAIGRQPGETRSESQPWPVHPTLFELTSSHEEGGERRYLAATVEFVSGDRGGVSHDSGVSDAAGTVTGIRVAETGFTEQGRGPIPGTEQLLPADLVLIAMGFTGPEPITDPGLTLEVDARGAFDRAADFSTPLPGVFVAGDAGRGQSLIVWAIAEGRAAAAAVDRFLTGDTVLPSPVTAKDRAFS, via the coding sequence ATGGCTGATACCCACGGATTCTTGAAGGTGCGCGAGCGCGAGCTCGCGGCCAAGCGTCCCGTCGCAATTCGACTCAAAGACTGGCGCGAGGTCGTCGATCCCGCGAATCCTGCCGTCGTGGCACGGCAGGCCTCACGGTGTATGGACTGCGGCGTCGCGTTCTGTCACCAGGGCTGCCCGCTCGGCAACCTCATTCCTGAATGGAACGACCTCGTCTATCGTGAGCGCGGACGTGAGGCGATCGATCGACTCCACGAGACCAACAATTTCCCGGAGTTCACCGGACGTGCGTGCCCGGCGCCGTGCGAATCGGCGTGTGTGCTGAACATCAATCAGCCGGCGGTCACGATCAAGCAAATCGAGAACAGCATTATCGATCAGGCGTTTGAGCGGGGCTGGGTGGAGCCGCAGCCTCCCTCACGGCTGTCTGGCAAGACTGTCGCCGTGGTCGGGTCCGGCCCTGCCGGCCTCGCTGCAGCGCAGCAGCTTACTCGCGCTGGTCACACAGTTGCCGTCTACGAACGTGATGAGACACCGGGCGGGCTCCTAAGCTTCGGCATTCCCGATTTCAAGCTGGAGAAAGCGCTCGTGGAGCGCCGCATCGAGCAGCTCAAAGCTGAGGGAACCCGGTTCCGGTGCGGCATCGAGATCGGCCGGGACATGAGCTGGGTGGAGCTGCGTCGCCGCTTTGACGCGGTCGTCGTGGCGACCGGGGCGACGGTGCCGCGCGAACTGGCGCTGCCCGGACGGGAACTGGCTGGGGTGATGCCCGCCATGGACTACCTCACTGCGTCGAACCGGGTGCAATCCGGTGCTCTGGATGCGACCCCATTCGATGCCGCAGGGAAACACGTGATTGTGATCGGCGGGGGTGACACCGGGGCTGACTGCGTTGGCACTGCGCATCGTCAGGGTGCTGCCTCAGTCACGAATCTGGCGATCGGTCGGCAGCCGGGTGAGACACGGAGCGAGTCCCAGCCCTGGCCCGTGCACCCCACGCTCTTCGAACTCACCAGCTCGCATGAAGAAGGCGGAGAACGGCGCTATCTCGCGGCAACCGTTGAATTCGTGAGCGGGGACCGCGGGGGAGTTTCCCACGATTCCGGAGTGTCTGACGCGGCAGGAACCGTGACTGGGATCCGTGTTGCGGAGACTGGCTTCACCGAACAGGGTCGGGGGCCGATCCCCGGGACTGAGCAGTTGCTGCCGGCCGATCTTGTGCTGATCGCCATGGGCTTCACCGGACCGGAACCGATCACGGACCCTGGCTTGACGCTTGAGGTCGACGCGCGCGGGGCGTTTGATCGCGCAGCCGACTTCTCGACACCGCTTCCCGGTGTCTTCGTTGCTGGTGACGCCGGGCGTGGACAATCGCTGATCGTCTGGGCAATCGCGGAGGGGCGCGCCGCCGCAGCCGCCGTGGATCGCTTCCTCACCGGCGACACGGTACTCCCCAGCCCCGTGACCGCAAAAGATCGCGCATTCTCCTAA